In the Arthrobacter sp. Soc17.1.1.1 genome, AGTACGGTCTCCCGGCGGACGCCAACTACGTGGCGGACGTCCGCTTCATCCCGAATCCCCACTGGGTCCCGGTGCTCCGCCCCCAGACGGGGCTCGACGCACCGGTCCGCGACTACGTGCTCGGGGCGCAGGGAGCGGGGGACTTCATCGAACGCTACGTGAACGCCCTGATCCCGGTCCTCGACGGCTACCGCCGCGAGAACAAGCACTACGCCACCATCGCCGTGGGCTGCACGGGCGGCAAGCACCGCTCGGTGGCCGTCACCGAGGAGATCGCGCAGCGCCTGGCCCAGCTGCCGGGAGTGCAGGTCGCCGCGCACCACCGCGACCTCGGTCGTGAGTAGTGGGGCTGTTCTCCGGGCCGCTTCCCCTCGTCCCGCCGCCCGCACGCCGGCAGGGTGACTCCGGCGCCGGGCCGTCCGTCGTCGCCCTCGGCGGCGGCCACGGACTCTCGGCGTCGCTCTCGGCCCTGCGGCTCCTGACGCAGGAGCTGACCGCGGTGGTCACGGTCGCCGACGACGGCGGCTCCTCCGGGCGCCTCCGCCACGAGCTCGGGGTGCTGCCGCCCGGGGACCTGCGCATGGCCCTCGCCGCCCTGTGCGACGACACCGACTGGGGCCGGACGTGGCGCGACGTCATGCAGCACCGTTTCGCGGCACGCCCCGGCGTCGAGAGCCCGCTCGACGACCACGCCATGGGCAACCTGCTGATCGTCACCCTGTGGGAGCTGCTGGGGGATCCGGTGGCGGGCCTGCAGTGGGCCGGCGCCCTCCTCGGCGCGCGCGGACGCGTCCTGCCCATGGCCGGCGTCCCGCTGACCATCGAGGGCGACCTCCTCAGCGAGGTGCAGGGAACCCTGCGGGTCACGACGGTGACCGGCCAGGCGAAGCTCGCCGTCGCCTCCGAGACGGGCAACGTGAGCA is a window encoding:
- a CDS encoding gluconeogenesis factor YvcK family protein, whose product is MGLFSGPLPLVPPPARRQGDSGAGPSVVALGGGHGLSASLSALRLLTQELTAVVTVADDGGSSGRLRHELGVLPPGDLRMALAALCDDTDWGRTWRDVMQHRFAARPGVESPLDDHAMGNLLIVTLWELLGDPVAGLQWAGALLGARGRVLPMAGVPLTIEGDLLSEVQGTLRVTTVTGQAKLAVASETGNVSNVRLLPPAAPACRDALEAIELADWVVLGPGSWYTSVLPHLLLPELRDALCRTSAKRCLTMNLSNDTKETQGMSAVDHLHVISRYAPDFTVDVVLADPSVIADREEFERAVAGMGGRAVFGTVGASTGKPVHDPLRLATSYNDMFGEN